The following are from one region of the Ischnura elegans chromosome X, ioIscEleg1.1, whole genome shotgun sequence genome:
- the LOC124171163 gene encoding 5-hydroxytryptamine receptor 1B-like: protein MPSGGLATARRVKCSGPCTDKDAPAKEATSPGYDPCTQPLCLLTLCLLKIMCYTVTFPSSKKYPVSNMFILSLAAADLTVGGIVMPISSVYAITGRWVLGLVVCQFWLSADYTASTASIFNLFILSVDRYWSITSPLRYLRKRTKKRALIMIGLVWAVSALWILPIIGWHHLGHGRRAYPPSVCETEFAGNVVFKVTAAIINFYFPSLLMVYLYGRIFFEIKKRSRFEIGQCNHSRMHSVDNEDSLAEERYQAAATAGRSAGASGSMAGDEGSKNNGLGGNQRGRPFKRWSATQHSVQRFNERNPMVTLSEGSRQPSTHNGEISQLLQFRNLTLLSYREEGTLVGHVPRHEVMSHFEGVTVNVEYVMSSTPEVMSSPGGPPPPAPPPSPPQPPPPIRNWTTRSSSGAGPRLIRSRNQTITRHIRGKNSRKRGGRDTITLQKEKKAARQLGVIMGAFMLCWLPYFVLFMVIAFCEDCVHPKIHTATIWLGYVNSTLNPILYPLCNANFKRAFRRMLGLNR from the exons ATGCCATCGGGTGGTCTCGCCACTGCACGTCGTGTCAAGTGTTCCGGCCCTTGCACGGACAAAGATGCACCCGCCAAGGAGGCTACGTCTCCCGGGTATGACCCATGTACCCAACCGTTATGCTTGCTGACCCTGTGTCTTTTGAAAATCATGTGCTACACTGTCACGTTCCCCAGCAGCAAAAAATATCCG GTGTCCAACATGTTCATATTGAGTCTTGCAGCTGCTGATTTGACCGTTGGAGGGATTGTTATGCCAATTAGTTCTGTCTATGCCATAACAG GAAGATGGGTCCTTGGCCTTGTCGTGTGCCAGTTCTGGCTGTCAGCCGACTACACGGCGAGCACCGCATCGATATTCAACCTGTTTATCCTAAGCGTCGACCGCTACTGGTCCATAACTTCACCTCTCCGCTACTTACGAAAGAGGACGAAGAAGCGTGCGCTTATTATGATAGGTCTGGTCTGGGCCGTGTCCGCTCTCTGGATTCTGCCGATCATTGGTTGGCATCACTTGGGCCACGGACGGCGAGCTTATCCCCCTTCAGTGTGTGAGACTGAGTTTGCCGGGAACGTTGTGTTCAAAGTCACGGCAGCAATCATAAACTTCTATTTCCCCTCCCTGCTTATGGTCTACCTCTATGGTAGGATCTTCTTCGAGATAAAGAAGAGGAGCCGATTTGAGATCGGTCAGTGCAATCACAGTCGAATGCATAGTGTAGATAACGAGGATTCTCTGGCCGAGGAGAGGTATCAGGCGGCTGCCACTGCAGGGCGGTCTGCCGGTGCCTCTGGCTCCATGGCCGGGGACGAAGGTTCTAAAAATAATGGTTTAGGAGGCAACCAGCGCGGGAGGCCTTTTAAAAGGTGGTCCGCGACCCAGCACAGCGTGCAACGATTCAATGAGCGCAATCCAATGGTCACTCTGTCAGAGGGGAGTAGGCAACCCTCGACTCATAACGGCGAGATCAGTCAGCTTCTCCAGTTCCGGAACCTGACTTTGCTCTCGTACCGTGAGGAGGGTACGCTGGTTGGCCACGTACCTCGCCACGAGGTCATGTCTCACTTCGAAGGTGTAACCGTGAATGTTGAGTATGTCATGTCCAGCACTCCAGAAGTGATGTCTAGTCCTGGAGGCCCACCGCCCCCAGCTCCGCCGCCTTCGCCGCCGCAACCTCCTCCTCCGATCCGCAACTGGACCACCCGATCCAGTAGTGGAGCCGGGCCTCGGCTCATCAGGTCCAGGAATCAGACTATAACGCGTCATATCCGGGGTAAAAATAGCCGGAAAAGGGGCGGTAGAGACACCATAACGCTGCAGAAGGAAAAGAAGGCAGCAAGGCAGCTTGGGGTCATCATGGGAGCTTTCATGCTGTGCTGGCTACCATACTTTGTACTTTTTATGGTAATTGCCTTCTGCGAGGACTGTGTGCATCCCAAAATACACACAGCAACCATATGGCTTGGCTACGTGAACTCGACCCTGAATCCAATTCTTTATCCTCTCTGTAACGCAAATTTCAAGAGGGCTTTCAGAAGGATGCTTGGTTTGAATCGCTAA